The genomic region AAAATAGAACAGGGGGTGATGTGTAAATGCACAGAAATTAACTTTACCGTTTGGCTGAAGAAATTGAGATTCAGTTTCGACAGATTCCTGGAACTCCTTGAAAGGCACTCACTCAACATGAGTGGCGCTTGCGACGCCTTGGCAAGATAACCGAGGTTCACATGGCAAAGCTGGGGAACGTCGCCGAAGCGCACTGGAGGGTTCTCGTAGCGCCGAGAACAGCACAGTACTGTCCTGAGCTCGGGGACGGAGATGAGTTCGATCCGTTCACAACGAAAACGGATGCAGTCGAGCCTCCGAAGCCCCGAGCATGGGGTATCAATCCTGAGCGCCAACCGCTGATCAACCAGTCTGCAGGAACTCAGGGTGAGGTGCTTGAGCTTATTGCAAGCGTTAATAAGTGCGGTGACGTCGGAATGTCCAAACACAAGGTTCTTGAGTGTAAGCCTCGTGAGCCACCAGAAGGCGACCGGGTAGGCCTGGGAGAAGGACATGAACTGCTGCCCGAATTCAGCAAGCAGGCTGGCGTTGCTCCCTCGCGGCGGGGATATGGAGAACTCAAGGCATCCAGTCTTGCCGTAGCTCACAACGTCCTCGACGGTGCGGCCTATTGAGCTCAGGTGAGGGGGTGACATGTAAAAGCCGAGGATGAGGGCTTTGATGGGAATGATGGCAgcactgccgccctcgccctcgGCCAGAGGAACCACCACAGAGAGCAACCTCTGTGCCGCGCCCGTGAAGGCGTCCATGACCTCGAGCGGCGTGGCGCCTTGGCCTTGGAAGTGACCGACGTCGAGGTGCAGGCGCGATAGCCGGTACGGGAGGTCACGCCACCGCGTGGAGAGCGCGCCGGCGCGGACCGCCTCACGCAGGTCGAGCCGCTCGAGAATTGCGAGGAGGAGGTCGTCGGTGAGCGCGCTGATTCTGTCCTCATCCCGGCCGACATTGAGCTTGTGCGGCGGTGACTCCATGGCCGGGAATCGGAGACCGATCTGTTGGTTGGAACCCTAGCCGGAACCAATCGCTGAGATGCGCCCGTTGGGACGGCCTCCTGCTCCGGGGATGCGGCCCCTCATCCTCCCTCCGGCGAGCCGCTCCCCACCTCCCACGCGTGGCCGTGGATCTGGGTCCGCCGCGCGGCCAGCTCGATGGATCCGgcggccccggcctcctcctcgaccccctcCGGCGTTCTGCTGCTAGTCGATTTGGATGATTTGGTGGCTGATTAGATGGTGGATGTGTCGGATTGGAGTGGATTTGTGAGTGGATTGGAGCTCTCAGAGAGTGGGGATCCACAGAgacggaggagaagaagaagcctcGTGATGTGCTGTGCTGTGTTAGAGAAAGAAGGCACCTTCCAAATATAGTCTGGAGTACTCACACTCTCGTGTGCTAGTGCTGTCACTTTGTGAATTTTCACTCCCACCCAAATACTCCTATATGAAATTATAGGTTCATCGTAGATCAAACTAACATCAAATATTTATCGTCACGCACGCATGACTAGAAACCCTAACCATGCCCCCTCAAGGAGAGGGCAGGTACCCATGTCGGAGCTTCGTCGAATACGTCCCAATCGACAAACCCGAGGAGGATCGGAAAGCCCAGAAaacaaactcgaagaagaagcgtCGTCAACTGCCCCTGCGCCGCACCTGCGAGAACTAAAAACCCCTAACCCAAACTACTAGCCCGAGTGAAGGCGCTAGGATTTCCctccccaccgccaccaccactggAGTGGCAGAGAAAGGGGGGGTAGCTAATCCACGGGCTCGCCCGCAAAATCTGGAGGAGAGAGTTTACCCTAGCCGCCGAGGGGAAGGGGAGAAAACTCATGAAGATTAATCTGCGCTCATGTATtgtctaagagcatcttcaactgGATTGACATGTCATCCTTTTAGGGACATCCGATAAAATTAGAACAAAACTGGATTGGCATGCCCATGAAAACCCCATTTGTCCTCAAACGCAACTACACCCTCCATTTCATCGCCCCACTTGTCCATACAAATGCATATGATTGATAGGGACAAAGAGagcgaaaaaaaagaagaagaaaaagcgaTTCGGGATGGACCAAATCCAGTGAGGTAGCTTGTCTAGACAAGAgagaaaataagaagaaaaaagtgACTTGGGATGGATCGAATCCAATGAGGTaggatgtctactacacaaccttcttcttgtagacgttgttggcctccaagtgcagaggtttgtaggacagtggcaaatttccctcaattggatgacctaaggtttatcaatccgtgggaggcgtaggatgaagatggtttctctcaaacaaccctccaaccaaatagcgaagagtctcttgtgtccccaacacacccaatacaatggtaaattgtataggtgcactagttcggcgaagagatggtgataaaaatgcaatatggatgatagatataggtatttgtaatctgaaaatataaaaacaacaaggtagcaagcgataaaagtgagcgtaaacgatattgcaatgctaggaaacaaggcctagggttcatactttcactagtgcaagttctctcaacaataataacataattggatcatataattatccttcaacatgcaacaaagagtcactccaaagtcactaatagcggagaacaaacgaagagattattgtagggtacgaaaccacctcaaagttatcctttctgatcgatctattcaaaagtccgtagtaaaataacacgaagctattctttccgttcgatctatcatagagttcgtgctagaataacaccttaagacacaaatcaaccaaaaccctaatgtcacctagatactccaatgtcacctcaagtatccgtgggcatgattatacgatatgcatcacacaatctcagattcatctattcaaccaacacaaagtacttcaaagagtgccccaatgtatctaccgagagtcaagacaaaaacgtgtgccaacccctatgcataagttcacaaggtcactgaacccgcaagttgatcaccaaaacatacatcaagtagatcacgtgaatatcccattgtcaccacagataagcacatgcaagacatacatcaagtgttctcaaatccttaaagactcaatccgataagataacttcaaagggaaaactcaatccattacaagagaatagagggggagaaacatcataagatccaactataatagcaaagctcgcgatacatcaagatcgtgccaaatcaagaacactagagagagagatcaaacacatagctactggtacataccctcagccacaagggtgaactactccctcctcgtcatggagagcgtcgggatgatgaagatggccaccggtgagggatccccccgctccggcagggtgccggaacatggtcccgattggtttttggtggctacagaggcttgcggcggcggaactcccgatctatggtgctcctggatgttttcgcggtatataggtatgtataggaggaagaagtaggtcggtggagctgcgaggggcccatgagggtgggggcgcgccaggggggggggcaggcgcgcctccctgcctcgtggcctccttgcttcattcttgacgtccactacaagtcctctggatcacgtatgttccaaaaatcactctcccgaagatttcattccgtttggattccgtttgatattccttttctgccaaacactgaaataggcaaaaaacaacaatttggactaggtctccggttaataggttagtcccaaaaatagtataaaagtgtataataaagcccattaaacatccaaaacaaataatataatagcatggaacaatcaaaaattatagatacgttggagacgtatcaagcatccccaagcttaagtcctgctcgtcctcgagtgggtaaatgataaaaacagaatgtttgacgtggaatgctacctagtataattctcaatgtaattttctttattgtggcatgaatgttcagatccaaaagattcaagataaaagttcatactgacataaaaatagtaatacttcaagcatgctaaccaagcagtttatgtcttatcaaaataacatagccaaagaaaacttatccccacaaaatcatatagtttggccatgcttcattttcgtcacacaaaatgctccatcatgcacaaccccggtttcagccaaacaattggttcatactttttaacgcgcttcagccttttcaaccctcacgtaatacatgagcataagccatggacatagcactatgggtggagtagagtatgatgataggaattatgtgagaaaacaaaaaggagaaagtctcatattgacgcggctaatcaacgggctgtggagatgcccatcaattgatgtcaatatgaggagtagggattgccatgcaacggatgcactagagctataaatgtatgaagctcatcaaaaagaaactaagtgggtgtgcatccaacttgcctgctcatgaagacctagggcatttggaggaagcccatcattgtaatatacaagctaagttctataatgaaaaattcccactagtatatgaaagtgacaacataggagactctctatcatgaatatcatggtgctatttcgaagcacaagtgtggaaaaggatagtaacattgtcccttctctctttttgtctcattttttcttttttttatattttttatttgggcttctttggcctcttttttttatttgggcttctttggccttttttatttttcataaagtccggagactcatcccgacttgtgggggaatcatagtctccatcatccttccctcacatgggacaatgctctaataatgaagatcatcacacttctatctatttacaactcaagagttacaactcgatgcttagaataaaaatatgactctatttgaatgcctctggcggtgtaccgggatatacaatgaatcaagagcgacatgtatgaaagaactatgaaaggtggctttgccacaaatatgatgtcaactacatgatcatgcaaagcaatatgacaatgatggagcgtgtcataataaacgtaacggtggaaagttgcatggcaatatatcttggaatggctatggaaatgccataataggtaggtacggtggctgttttgaggaggatataaggaggtttatgtgtgatagagtgtatcgtatcacggggtttggatgcactagcgaagtttgcaccaactctcaaggtgagaaagggcaatgcacggtaccgtagaggctagcaaattgcggaagggtaagagtgcgtataatccatggactcacattagtcataaagaactcatatacttattacaaaagtttattagccctcgatgcaaagtactactatgcatgctcctaagGGAAGGGTtgataggagttaaccatcgcgcgatcccgacctccactcataatgaaggcaatcaaagaaaaccccatgcttcaaatttgtcacacaatgttcaccatacgtgcatgctatgggacttgccaactttaacacaagtatttctcaatttcataattacccaactagcatgactctaa from Triticum aestivum cultivar Chinese Spring chromosome 4A, IWGSC CS RefSeq v2.1, whole genome shotgun sequence harbors:
- the LOC123087586 gene encoding uncharacterized protein; its protein translation is MESPPHKLNVGRDEDRISALTDDLLLAILERLDLREAVRAGALSTRWRDLPYRLSRLHLDVGHFQGQGATPLEVMDAFTGAAQRLLSVVVPLAEGEGGSAAIIPIKALILGFYMSPPHLSSIGRTVEDVVSYGKTGCLEFSISPPRGSNASLLAEFGQQFMSFSQAYPVAFWWLTRLTLKNLVFGHSDVTALINACNKLKHLTLSSCRLVDQRLALRIDTPCSGLRRLDCIRFRCERIELISVPELRTVLCCSRRYENPPVRFGDVPQLCHVNLGYLAKASQAPLMLSECLSRSSRNLSKLNLNFFSQTIWIQPEQPKRLTAIFRNLTDVYLFGIFPECDLSWTLFILEAAPALRNFKLSRTRHTCGKKLYDTAEKTNVVWEPSKDLKHLNLKLLMMLGFEEEVKVTNYIRLVMAHVVRLKRIELHGEDPCKECNAIDPRRSQVDEASRRQIKERLTLESSSSAKIIIC